In one window of Verrucomicrobiia bacterium DNA:
- a CDS encoding tetratricopeptide repeat protein, whose protein sequence is MAVVQETELNAGQLETLKRARVAYERNNLEYAITLLLQLVKEAPRYLAGRQLLRDISIKKHGSAKGGFMGLGSVASAPQLLKAQSAAKKNPEEALAVVEQVLSTDPFNKQANELLSQIAKTMDMSEVACLAHETLQRANPQDIKNLHALGRLYLEAKNPKARDVYAAILNIKPNDGEALSNLKNAEAIGTLQKGWASAGSYRDVLADKDTALKLEQESKITKSEEAIDQLIAEHYAKHQAEPKNILHARRIADLYRQKNDHTNALAYYQYAYDLSGKTDPGLEKIMYEVRLKQYDDLIQQWKTFIATNPNDPEIKTHQATLETCEKQRADLVLQEARNRVIKYPNDLQFRFELGEALYQAGDVGGAIPELQAALRQPNARLNAMFLLSLCFKTKGQLDIAAKRLEEASSEVLSMDDMKKNILYHLGLIYEEMKQPEKSINAFKQIYEVDYGYRDVAQRVENFYQKSS, encoded by the coding sequence ATGGCAGTTGTCCAAGAAACCGAACTTAATGCTGGTCAGTTAGAAACTTTAAAACGCGCTCGAGTTGCTTACGAACGCAACAATTTAGAATATGCAATCACGCTGTTGCTACAACTCGTCAAAGAAGCGCCGCGCTATTTAGCCGGACGTCAATTGCTCCGAGATATTAGCATTAAAAAACATGGTTCCGCCAAGGGCGGTTTTATGGGTTTAGGTTCGGTTGCGTCAGCGCCCCAGTTATTAAAAGCACAATCTGCTGCCAAAAAAAATCCTGAAGAAGCCTTAGCCGTTGTGGAACAGGTTTTATCTACCGACCCTTTTAATAAACAGGCCAATGAACTTCTCAGCCAAATCGCTAAAACTATGGACATGTCTGAAGTAGCCTGTTTAGCTCATGAAACCTTACAACGCGCCAATCCTCAGGATATTAAAAATCTTCACGCTTTAGGTCGACTTTATTTGGAAGCCAAAAATCCAAAAGCGCGAGACGTTTATGCTGCCATTTTGAATATCAAACCTAATGACGGAGAGGCTTTGAGCAATTTAAAAAATGCAGAAGCTATTGGCACGTTGCAAAAAGGTTGGGCCAGCGCGGGTTCTTATCGAGACGTTTTGGCCGACAAAGACACAGCATTAAAATTAGAACAGGAAAGTAAAATCACGAAATCAGAAGAAGCTATCGACCAACTGATCGCAGAACATTACGCTAAACACCAAGCTGAACCCAAAAACATTCTTCACGCTCGTCGCATCGCCGATCTTTATCGACAAAAAAATGATCACACCAACGCCCTCGCTTACTATCAGTATGCTTACGATCTTTCGGGAAAAACTGATCCGGGTTTGGAAAAGATCATGTATGAAGTGCGTTTAAAACAATACGACGATCTCATCCAACAATGGAAAACGTTTATTGCAACGAATCCGAACGATCCAGAAATCAAAACGCATCAAGCTACCTTGGAAACTTGTGAAAAGCAACGAGCGGACTTAGTGCTACAAGAAGCCCGCAATCGAGTCATCAAATATCCTAACGATCTTCAATTCCGATTTGAATTGGGCGAAGCGCTTTATCAGGCCGGCGATGTGGGCGGCGCCATTCCTGAACTTCAAGCGGCATTGCGCCAACCTAATGCACGTTTAAACGCCATGTTTTTATTAAGCCTTTGTTTTAAAACCAAAGGACAGCTCGATATCGCAGCAAAGCGTTTGGAGGAAGCGTCTTCAGAAGTTTTGAGTATGGATGATATGAAGAAAAACATTCTTTATCATCTCGGTTTAATCTACGAAGAAATGAAGCAACCAGAAAAATCAATCAACGCTTTCAAACAAATCTACGAAGTGGATTATGGTTATCGCGACGTCGCGCAACGAGTAGAAAATTTCTATCAAAAATCTTCTTGA
- a CDS encoding glycosyltransferase family 9 protein, with protein MRVLLIKPSSFGDVIHALPIATALARHPGVEAVDWVINREYASLLKNNPYVRKVIVFPRKEWGIGTLRNFLSQLREDFYEWVIDLQGLLRSGLIAAAARGYRKIGMSDCREGAGFFYQEKAPITSGHAIARYRQVLNFLGVACDTLEFPLPKGTETMKNVPESFVLVHPFSRWPTKVLPKDLVSSLARRLAPQKLVVVGQGEPFHIAETLDLTNQTNFEQLLDLMRRAQAVISSDSGPMHVAAALGKPLIALFGPTSPEKTGPWTTNSRVLQLDLSCIPCFSRNCQIAETQACLRRITVENVLQALGDVVSG; from the coding sequence ATGCGAGTTTTGCTCATTAAACCGAGCAGTTTCGGTGATGTGATTCATGCGCTTCCGATTGCAACGGCTTTGGCGCGTCATCCTGGAGTTGAAGCTGTGGATTGGGTGATTAACCGAGAATATGCGAGTTTGTTGAAAAATAATCCTTATGTGCGAAAGGTTATTGTTTTTCCTCGTAAGGAATGGGGGATCGGAACGTTGCGAAATTTTTTATCGCAACTGCGAGAGGATTTTTATGAGTGGGTTATCGATTTGCAGGGGCTTTTGCGTTCCGGTTTGATTGCCGCCGCCGCTCGGGGGTATCGCAAAATCGGGATGAGCGATTGTCGTGAAGGAGCCGGTTTTTTTTATCAAGAAAAGGCGCCCATTACTTCTGGGCATGCGATTGCGCGTTATCGGCAAGTGCTCAATTTTTTAGGTGTGGCTTGTGACACGTTGGAATTTCCTTTGCCTAAAGGCACTGAGACAATGAAAAATGTTCCAGAATCTTTTGTTTTGGTGCATCCGTTTTCGCGTTGGCCAACAAAAGTATTGCCGAAGGATTTGGTTTCGTCTTTAGCTAGACGATTGGCACCGCAGAAATTAGTCGTGGTAGGCCAAGGCGAACCTTTCCATATTGCTGAAACTTTGGATTTAACGAATCAAACGAACTTTGAGCAGTTACTTGATTTGATGCGACGAGCGCAGGCGGTGATTTCTTCCGATTCTGGTCCGATGCATGTTGCCGCGGCGTTGGGAAAACCTTTAATTGCTTTGTTTGGACCCACGAGCCCGGAAAAGACAGGGCCTTGGACGACGAATTCGCGAGTATTACAACTGGATTTGTCGTGTATTCCTTGCTTTTCGCGGAATTGTCAGATTGCAGAAACGCAAGCTTGTTTGCGCCGAATAACTGTGGAAAATGTGTTGCAAGCCTTGGGCGATGTGGTGTCTGGTTAG
- a CDS encoding galactosyldiacylglycerol synthase, protein MKRILILTAAFGEGHNAAARNLQAAFEHLYPNQVQVIVHDLFANCYGFLNDATRNAYLSIVNYLPQVWDVLYYWLDRSATLQNFTASPGIMRSAFKKILNAFQPDLIISVYPTYPILLRDCLNSKPLPFLNVAIVTDSITVNSIWHRTPCDYFFVPNSLTADLLQRRGVKIESLQALGFPVSLVFSQLQNLEPPSEKKRLLFMINSRHRQALQVVQKLLQHDHLEMTITCGKHSSLRKSFQKLCERHDNRCQILGWTPEIPRLLRTHHVVLSKAGGATTQEAIAAQCPMIVNQVVPGQEEGNFELLRRYDAGYFAAQPETISQCVNEIFANRAQRWQELRQNISRLSRPRASLDIAEFLWEKLQSR, encoded by the coding sequence GTGAAACGCATTTTAATTTTAACAGCTGCGTTTGGTGAAGGACACAATGCGGCGGCGCGCAATTTACAAGCTGCTTTTGAACATCTCTATCCGAATCAAGTTCAAGTTATCGTGCATGACTTATTTGCAAACTGCTACGGATTTTTAAATGACGCAACAAGAAACGCCTATTTATCCATCGTAAATTATTTGCCCCAAGTTTGGGATGTTTTATATTACTGGCTCGATAGATCCGCTACCCTGCAAAATTTTACTGCATCTCCAGGAATTATGCGGAGCGCTTTTAAAAAAATTTTAAATGCGTTCCAGCCCGATCTTATCATTTCAGTTTATCCCACTTATCCTATCTTATTACGAGATTGTTTAAATTCCAAGCCACTCCCTTTTTTGAATGTTGCGATTGTAACGGATTCCATCACCGTCAATTCTATTTGGCATCGAACACCTTGCGACTACTTTTTTGTGCCAAATTCTCTTACAGCTGATTTATTGCAACGACGCGGTGTGAAAATCGAATCATTGCAAGCATTAGGTTTTCCAGTCTCACTAGTTTTTTCACAATTACAAAATCTTGAGCCTCCTTCGGAAAAAAAACGGCTGCTTTTTATGATTAACTCCCGTCACCGCCAAGCTCTGCAGGTTGTTCAAAAATTACTACAACATGACCATCTAGAAATGACAATTACCTGTGGCAAACATTCATCTCTAAGGAAATCATTTCAAAAACTCTGTGAAAGACATGATAATCGTTGTCAAATTTTGGGTTGGACACCAGAAATTCCGCGTTTGCTGCGAACGCACCATGTCGTTCTTAGTAAAGCAGGCGGCGCAACAACTCAAGAAGCCATCGCGGCACAATGTCCCATGATCGTAAACCAAGTGGTGCCGGGACAGGAAGAAGGAAATTTTGAATTATTGCGACGTTATGACGCGGGCTATTTTGCCGCTCAACCCGAAACTATTAGCCAGTGTGTAAATGAAATATTCGCTAATCGTGCTCAACGTTGGCAAGAGCTTCGTCAAAACATTAGTCGCTTAAGCCGACCTCGAGCATCGCTTGATATTGCTGAATTTTTATGGGAAAAACTTCAATCTCGATAA
- a CDS encoding Rid family detoxifying hydrolase — protein MAKQIIVSEKVMPAVGPYSQGVAWDKLIFLAGQIPVSKETGKLVEGDIRAQTRQVLENITALLESAGSSMERVLKATVFLVDLTQFAAMNEVYRDYFSKEPPARSTIQVVALPLGAQVEIEVIAYRD, from the coding sequence ATGGCCAAGCAAATCATTGTTTCAGAGAAAGTCATGCCTGCAGTAGGGCCTTACTCTCAAGGCGTGGCATGGGATAAGCTCATTTTTTTAGCTGGACAAATTCCCGTGAGCAAAGAGACGGGGAAATTGGTCGAGGGCGATATTCGGGCGCAAACACGTCAAGTGCTGGAAAATATTACAGCTTTGCTTGAAAGTGCCGGCTCTTCGATGGAGCGTGTTTTAAAAGCCACAGTTTTCCTGGTTGATTTGACTCAATTTGCTGCCATGAACGAAGTGTATCGCGATTATTTTTCTAAAGAGCCGCCTGCTCGTTCCACTATTCAAGTGGTTGCTTTACCTTTGGGCGCTCAAGTGGAAATTGAAGTTATCGCTTATCGAGATTGA
- a CDS encoding ubiquinone/menaquinone biosynthesis methyltransferase, whose amino-acid sequence MSPIPTSPPSEDSSDCLQTPNQIQTMFGRIASRYDFFNRFLSLGQDIRWRKHLVQAAICENPAIILDLATGTGDVLQALHYASIPYGGMAWGVDFSQPMLEQAKKKGLSNLCLANVMELPCRDHSVDVITIAFGLRNLDDRKKFFLEALRVLKDTGKLLILEFSQPVRLLAPFYFFYLNQILPRFANLLGADTEAYRYLSESISQFPNKLELNQELSEAGFERISVRSYCFGGVAFHEAYPPGRVTAAG is encoded by the coding sequence TTGAGCCCTATTCCAACCTCTCCCCCATCCGAAGATTCTTCGGACTGCCTCCAAACTCCGAATCAAATTCAAACGATGTTTGGAAGAATTGCTTCGCGCTACGATTTTTTCAATCGTTTCCTCAGTTTAGGACAAGACATTCGATGGCGAAAACATTTAGTCCAAGCCGCAATTTGCGAAAACCCTGCGATTATTTTAGATTTAGCCACTGGAACAGGCGATGTCCTTCAAGCCCTCCATTACGCTTCAATCCCTTATGGAGGCATGGCTTGGGGTGTGGATTTTAGCCAACCCATGCTGGAACAAGCCAAAAAGAAAGGCCTTTCAAACCTTTGCTTAGCCAATGTTATGGAATTACCATGCCGCGATCATTCTGTAGACGTCATTACTATTGCATTTGGATTAAGAAATTTGGATGATAGAAAAAAATTTTTCTTAGAGGCTCTACGTGTATTGAAAGATACTGGAAAATTATTGATTCTAGAATTTTCTCAACCCGTTCGACTTCTCGCTCCATTTTACTTCTTTTATCTGAACCAAATCCTTCCTCGATTTGCCAATTTATTGGGAGCGGACACCGAAGCCTATCGCTATTTAAGCGAATCCATCTCTCAATTTCCTAATAAATTAGAATTGAACCAAGAACTGTCAGAGGCTGGTTTCGAACGCATTTCTGTTCGATCTTATTGTTTCGGCGGCGTGGCATTTCACGAAGCTTATCCACCAGGACGAGTCACAGCAGCGGGTTGA
- a CDS encoding DUF2188 domain-containing protein, translating to MKRTIIEVKPSRGGGWEAKMRGNGERIIINNNKARVISAARQIARDLGHSQLIVKKADGHIQTESTYK from the coding sequence ATGAAAAGAACCATTATTGAAGTGAAGCCCAGCCGGGGAGGAGGTTGGGAGGCAAAAATGCGAGGGAATGGAGAACGTATTATCATCAATAATAATAAAGCCCGAGTCATATCTGCTGCTCGACAAATCGCGCGGGATTTGGGACACAGTCAATTGATCGTTAAAAAAGCGGATGGCCATATTCAAACAGAGTCTACTTACAAATAG
- the recN gene encoding DNA repair protein RecN yields MLQTLHIKNLALIESILWEVPIGFTALTGETGAGKSIVIDAISLVLGERADKTLIRSGTESATVEAVWDLATNPDLLKTINHLLEKSGVEPCEEGVLTMKRSLLANGQNRQFINHSAVSLQLLKQIGDHLADMHGPHDHQSLLSNDTQRELLDAYGHLDSFTSSTQQTWQCWNNAVKTYEQLKQEIQTSDQEISLLTFQVEEIEKAHLQENEEEILAPQMDRIHNFQKLLQLTQQLQIILDENENSAINQLGQAERLLSQLITLDGETQNLQDYAHTAQSALQEWARELSSYQDRLDLDPQQAAEMESRYNLIQSLKRKYGGSLIEVLTRAREGRERLNRITKRDEILEKSQKEMKETEVTYRASAKKLSQARKKASEKLSQAITKQLQELGFKKALFTVTSTPTDHPASHGLDAIEFLFAPNMGEGEKPLRAIASSGEMARVMLAIKTSLAEQDQVPLLIFDEVDANVGGEIGTRVGQKLKALSAHHQIFCITHLPQVAALGNQHIAISKQTRQQRTVTELQVLNDKERIEELARMLGGSHASSRALAEALLKA; encoded by the coding sequence ATGCTGCAAACCTTGCACATTAAAAATCTGGCTTTGATCGAATCGATTCTATGGGAAGTGCCCATAGGCTTTACCGCTTTGACAGGCGAAACAGGCGCTGGCAAATCGATTGTGATTGATGCCATCTCGCTCGTGCTTGGCGAACGCGCGGATAAGACCTTAATTCGCTCCGGCACAGAATCGGCTACGGTAGAAGCGGTTTGGGATCTCGCTACCAATCCCGATTTGTTAAAAACCATCAACCATTTACTGGAAAAATCAGGAGTGGAACCTTGCGAAGAAGGAGTTTTAACCATGAAACGCTCGCTTCTAGCTAATGGCCAAAATCGCCAATTCATCAATCATTCCGCTGTTTCATTACAATTATTAAAACAAATCGGCGATCATCTCGCTGACATGCATGGCCCCCACGATCATCAATCTTTACTTTCCAACGATACACAACGCGAATTGCTGGATGCCTACGGGCATTTGGATTCATTTACCTCTAGCACCCAGCAAACTTGGCAGTGCTGGAACAATGCTGTAAAAACCTATGAACAGTTAAAACAAGAAATACAAACCTCAGATCAAGAAATCTCTCTTTTAACCTTTCAAGTAGAAGAAATCGAAAAAGCGCACTTGCAAGAAAATGAGGAAGAAATTTTGGCGCCACAAATGGATCGCATTCACAATTTTCAAAAACTATTACAACTCACGCAACAACTGCAAATTATTTTAGATGAAAACGAAAATAGCGCGATTAATCAACTCGGTCAGGCTGAACGGTTGCTTTCACAACTGATAACGTTGGATGGCGAAACTCAGAACCTTCAAGATTATGCGCACACAGCTCAAAGCGCCTTGCAAGAATGGGCGCGCGAGTTGAGTTCTTATCAAGATCGATTAGATTTAGATCCTCAACAAGCAGCAGAAATGGAATCACGCTACAATTTAATTCAATCTTTAAAACGAAAATATGGCGGAAGCTTAATCGAAGTGTTGACTCGCGCTCGAGAAGGGCGCGAACGTTTGAATCGTATCACAAAACGGGATGAAATTTTGGAAAAATCTCAAAAAGAAATGAAGGAAACGGAGGTTACTTATCGCGCTTCAGCTAAAAAACTAAGTCAAGCCCGCAAAAAAGCATCAGAGAAATTGAGTCAAGCCATTACCAAACAATTGCAAGAGTTGGGCTTCAAAAAAGCGCTCTTTACTGTGACCTCTACCCCAACCGATCACCCTGCTTCACACGGTTTGGATGCTATAGAATTTTTATTTGCTCCCAACATGGGAGAAGGCGAAAAACCTTTGCGCGCAATCGCCTCGAGTGGAGAAATGGCACGGGTAATGCTGGCGATTAAAACCTCATTAGCGGAACAAGATCAAGTGCCTTTGTTAATTTTCGATGAAGTGGACGCCAATGTAGGTGGAGAAATTGGCACACGCGTGGGGCAAAAACTAAAAGCACTGAGCGCGCATCACCAAATTTTTTGCATCACCCACCTTCCTCAAGTCGCAGCACTAGGCAATCAACATATTGCGATTTCCAAGCAAACTCGCCAACAACGAACCGTCACCGAACTACAAGTCCTAAACGACAAAGAGCGAATCGAAGAACTCGCTCGTATGTTAGGCGGTAGCCATGCTTCATCTCGCGCTTTGGCGGAAGCCTTGCTAAAAGCTTAA
- the coaE gene encoding dephospho-CoA kinase (Dephospho-CoA kinase (CoaE) performs the final step in coenzyme A biosynthesis.) yields the protein MAHLIGLTGGLGCGKSTAAKLLSEMGWHVIDTDEIAREIVIPGKPAWEKIKTLFGENYFHADGTLNRAKLAETIFHDAKRLSELNAILHPIIREEWKRQSEKLLAQDQDVLVVIPLLYETEAETEFEKVIAIGCSESVVRSRISARGWSEDQITARLRAQWPLDRKMQKADIAIWNDGDTELLKKQLSAVIKKFW from the coding sequence ATGGCTCATTTGATCGGACTCACGGGCGGGTTGGGATGTGGTAAAAGCACGGCAGCTAAGTTGTTGAGTGAAATGGGTTGGCATGTGATTGATACCGATGAAATTGCGCGTGAAATTGTCATACCCGGAAAACCGGCCTGGGAAAAAATTAAAACTCTTTTTGGAGAAAATTATTTTCATGCAGATGGGACATTGAATCGCGCTAAACTTGCTGAAACGATATTTCATGATGCGAAGCGGTTGTCGGAGCTTAATGCTATTTTGCATCCCATTATTCGCGAAGAATGGAAAAGACAATCAGAGAAATTGTTAGCGCAAGACCAGGATGTGCTGGTGGTGATTCCCTTGCTTTATGAGACGGAGGCGGAAACAGAATTTGAAAAAGTTATTGCGATTGGCTGTTCCGAAAGTGTGGTGCGATCTCGTATTAGTGCGCGCGGTTGGAGTGAAGATCAGATCACAGCTCGGTTGCGTGCTCAATGGCCACTTGATAGAAAAATGCAAAAGGCTGATATTGCTATTTGGAATGATGGGGATACTGAATTATTGAAAAAACAGCTTTCCGCAGTAATAAAGAAATTTTGGTAA
- a CDS encoding metalloregulator ArsR/SmtB family transcription factor has product MNLRRDVFQAIADPTRRAILLLVASQSMTAGSIAANFDTARPTVSKHLQILTECQLLKQKQNGREIYYYFNAKKMKEVANFIEPFRRLWEDRFNKLEMVMKKYKNK; this is encoded by the coding sequence ATGAATTTAAGACGAGATGTATTTCAAGCCATTGCAGACCCAACCAGAAGGGCGATACTTTTGCTGGTTGCTTCGCAATCCATGACCGCCGGATCCATTGCGGCAAACTTTGACACAGCTAGGCCGACTGTTTCAAAGCATTTGCAAATACTCACCGAGTGCCAATTACTTAAACAAAAACAAAACGGTCGAGAAATTTACTATTATTTTAATGCTAAAAAGATGAAAGAGGTGGCCAACTTTATTGAGCCATTTCGCAGGTTGTGGGAAGATCGTTTCAATAAATTAGAAATGGTTATGAAAAAATATAAAAACAAATAG
- a CDS encoding MBL fold metallo-hydrolase, whose product MKLTFLGTGTSQGIPMIGCDCSVCTSNDPCDKRTRSSIYLETEQGCVLVDTTPDLRQQLLREKINRVDAVVYTHAHADHILGMDDLRRFCEMENRAMPLYGSREALETLSRVFFYAFNGENRFKGYVHPEPHAVQGPFELCGLTWNPLEVPHGKVRTWGYRVDYQGVPKLAYFSDCKSLPESVISQIQQIPYLILDGLRFKSHPTHLSLPEAIETARQVGAHATYFTHLAHAISHAEVGETLPSKMFLAHDGLKLEIL is encoded by the coding sequence ATGAAGCTAACGTTTCTGGGCACTGGCACTTCTCAAGGCATTCCGATGATTGGATGCGATTGTTCGGTTTGCACTTCCAATGATCCCTGTGATAAGCGCACGCGTTCTTCCATTTATTTGGAAACGGAACAAGGCTGCGTGCTGGTTGATACGACGCCCGATTTGCGTCAACAGCTTTTGCGGGAAAAAATTAATCGAGTCGATGCGGTAGTTTATACGCACGCGCATGCCGACCATATTTTGGGTATGGACGATCTTCGCCGTTTTTGTGAAATGGAAAATCGCGCGATGCCATTGTATGGTAGCCGCGAAGCCTTAGAAACGTTAAGTCGGGTTTTCTTTTACGCGTTCAATGGTGAAAATCGCTTTAAGGGTTACGTGCATCCCGAACCGCATGCGGTTCAAGGCCCGTTTGAATTATGCGGCTTAACATGGAATCCGTTGGAGGTGCCGCATGGCAAGGTTCGCACTTGGGGATATCGTGTGGATTATCAAGGTGTGCCAAAATTAGCTTATTTTAGTGATTGCAAATCTCTTCCAGAATCGGTGATTTCTCAAATTCAACAAATTCCTTATTTGATTTTAGATGGGTTGCGTTTTAAATCGCATCCGACTCATTTAAGTTTGCCGGAAGCGATTGAGACGGCACGGCAAGTTGGCGCCCATGCGACTTATTTTACTCATTTGGCTCACGCTATTTCTCATGCGGAAGTGGGAGAAACTTTGCCGTCGAAAATGTTTTTAGCTCATGACGGGTTGAAACTGGAAATTTTGTAA
- a CDS encoding DUF4256 domain-containing protein, whose amino-acid sequence MKNNKKELPSKQREELLKILKTRFEKNMSRHKGLEWAKVQVRLEAHSKKLWSLNEMEQTGGEPDVVGHDKKTGEYIFFDCSPESPKGRTSICYDREALESRKEHKPENSVMDMAEAMGVELLTEEQYLDLQKLGNFDTKTSSWVKTPDDIRKLGGALYCDRRYGRVFVGHNGAQSYYSARGFRGALRV is encoded by the coding sequence ATGAAGAATAATAAAAAGGAATTGCCATCAAAACAACGTGAAGAACTTCTCAAAATATTAAAAACTCGTTTTGAGAAAAACATGAGCCGCCATAAGGGTTTGGAATGGGCTAAGGTGCAAGTGAGATTAGAGGCCCATTCTAAAAAATTGTGGTCGCTTAATGAAATGGAGCAGACGGGTGGTGAGCCGGATGTGGTTGGTCACGATAAAAAGACGGGTGAATATATCTTTTTTGATTGTTCGCCGGAAAGTCCGAAAGGTCGCACTAGTATTTGTTACGATCGTGAAGCGTTGGAATCGAGGAAGGAGCATAAACCAGAAAATAGTGTTATGGATATGGCAGAGGCAATGGGTGTTGAGCTTTTAACCGAAGAACAATATCTGGATCTACAAAAGCTCGGCAATTTTGATACGAAAACCTCGAGTTGGGTGAAAACACCTGATGATATTAGAAAACTTGGTGGTGCGCTTTATTGTGATCGTCGCTACGGCCGGGTTTTCGTGGGTCATAACGGTGCGCAATCTTACTATAGTGCCAGGGGATTTCGTGGGGCGCTACGGGTTTAA
- a CDS encoding SRPBCC domain-containing protein translates to MEQKTKIHAEEGKQDLVITREFDLPLELLFKAYVEPEMVEQWMGTKVLKLENKKHGSYQFETTDPHGNKHKFNGTIHEFNPNRKITRTFEMENTPFEVQLEFLEFEKLTDSTSKLTMHIVYRSIALRDQMLQLPFAQGINMAHDRLQDMASKLK, encoded by the coding sequence ATGGAACAAAAAACAAAAATTCATGCGGAAGAGGGTAAACAGGATTTAGTGATAACAAGGGAATTTGATTTGCCATTGGAATTGCTTTTTAAAGCCTATGTAGAACCTGAAATGGTTGAGCAATGGATGGGGACGAAAGTGCTGAAACTTGAAAATAAAAAGCACGGCAGCTATCAATTTGAAACTACTGATCCTCATGGAAACAAGCATAAGTTCAATGGGACGATCCATGAGTTTAATCCGAATCGGAAAATCACTCGGACATTTGAAATGGAAAATACGCCCTTTGAAGTTCAACTTGAGTTCTTGGAATTTGAAAAGCTCACCGACAGTACCAGTAAGCTAACTATGCATATTGTATATCGATCTATTGCGCTCAGGGATCAAATGTTGCAATTGCCTTTTGCTCAGGGAATCAATATGGCACATGACCGTCTGCAAGACATGGCAAGCAAATTAAAGTAA
- a CDS encoding GIY-YIG nuclease family protein codes for MQSKKTGRRYVGSCENLQRRFLQHNTGQSVSTRHGISWRLIYISRVFQHSS; via the coding sequence TTGCAAAGTAAAAAAACAGGTCGGCGTTACGTAGGTAGTTGCGAGAATTTGCAGCGACGATTTCTTCAGCACAATACAGGTCAATCTGTATCCACTCGTCATGGGATTTCGTGGAGGCTAATATATATATCGAGAGTCTTTCAACACTCGAGCTGA